The Brassica napus cultivar Da-Ae chromosome C1, Da-Ae, whole genome shotgun sequence DNA segment TAGAGATAAAACCACTTCAACCCTACTCTATTTCTTCCTTTAAAATAGAGgttgctattttcacctctatatttaaagaaaaaaatagcatTCTTCTATAATAGAGGCATATTTTTTATctacaaaatgattttttaacttttactttaacaattataaccaaaataaatattttttagtgaaattttactgtttatataaatatataatcatacttcttatttacataatagtttctataaaaatattcagtgtaaataatatcataattttatgaatGTTACACTAAATTGagttggttttcaactttcacaaataaaaggtattatttgtaaaattagaaaagaatacatcaaaaatattcttttttagaaaaaaaaatagaagaatacATTGGAGACATACttatctctattatagagttttaatattttagaggaaaaaatagaaaaatacatcggaGATGGTTTTGGCCAAGAAGACGTGGGTCATGGAAAGTGTGATGTCAGTGTCACGGGATAAGCATTCTCGTACTTTTATGTTGTTCTTATCTTCCCACTTCCCACTTCCcacttttgtcttcttctttcttatcaataatttgttttcaaaattaaagaGATTAAATCTTCTGCGACTCCCGAGGCTGAATCAGAGTGATGCACTATAGTCATCTCTTTCAGTGGCAGATTTGTTGAAGGCTGGTTTTGAATTTACCAAAGTCTGGTCCAATCATTATGATTAATACCCATATTAGCTCATTTCACTTATGATTCGTCTTTGGTGTAGGACTGTAGAACATAGATTACTGTCAGATTTGTATGAGACAACTATTTAATACTGTTGCTATATTCGTTCTGGTCCGCTATTGCGAGTCATCAAGTCACTTTCTATTACATTTAATTTCTTCGAAGGAAGATAAACACACACTGTATATGCACCATGATAAACATATAAACACTGTAAGAAAGACTAGAGGTGGTCTGGTATGAGTATACAACTTCTATAATACGAGGccggttaaaatatatttgagcCCGTGTATAAGCTGGGTACCTATATTTGCATTGAAACTAAAAGCCCATATTAAAAAGAGGTCTAATGGTATAAAGACTGATAAGGTAAAAACCCATTATTGGAGTCTTGGAGCATCTTTATCCCTAGAGTCCATTAAAGACTCTTAATCActtgtttaataataaatttatgttaAGAACTTTAGTTAAGAGATACAAAAATTTGTGTCTTCCATTGCAAGTTTCTTTAagtaaaaattcttaaaaaaaaattgaaagaattTGAGAAGGAAGAAAGAACTAGAAAAGGAACATTTGATCTTGTGAATACACTTTTATTATCCATATCATTTATACAAGTTTCTGATAATACAACCTTTCTCTAATTCAACGTACAAAGGCTATACATATCACCTAACTTCAAAGTTTTGCAATTCACCAAAAAACAATTCAACAAGACCAACGTACTGTCTTAGTTCCCCTGCACAAAGAGTTCAAACCACCACCATTGCTATGTTATTAAAGCTCCACTCTCATGTAACACTAGATAATTACCTATCACGCTGCTTAAGAACATACCTCAATTGTGTAGCTTGAAGGGTGGATTTGCAGTGATAACACTTGAAGCAAGACTTCTGAAAAGGGACACCATCAGCTGAGAGAAGCTCCATAGCGTACACTGTCTTCTCGCACGCCCTGCATTTCTGCGGCGTTCCTGTAAACGACATCGTATTTTGGCTCTCTAGCTCACTACACACCAAAACAAAAccctgtacacatatcagaaccaGAACACAAAGACAAACCCCATCAGTCCATCAAACATTCTTAACTTATCGACATTGACAATGCTTAGCTGTTTGCATCAAATCAAGATACTCAAACAAGATGAAGCAGTAAAAAGACATCAAATTTTAACCGGACTGTAACAAATAATCAAAGGTTCTAGCCATCACATGCTATTGCTATCGCATATCAGGTCAGATACTAGGAAACGATTGAAGAAATACTATACATGAACTTGATCGGTGGTGCTTGTGAGATTTATTTTCCTTCTTCTAACTTCTCCTCTCATCTTCTTTCTCTGTTCCTCTTAACTTTTTCTTCGCCTGCCCATTCATAAAGACACAAACTTGAACCTACAGTCTCAATCTAAAAAATCATGTCATCCACAAACACAACGATTCAACACTAAGTAAAAGTTTCGACCTTTCAACCGACTCAAAACTACCAATTAAAAACTGAGTATGATCTTTCACTTACAAACGGAGCAATTCAACAAAGCCCTAGATTTTATggggaaacaaaagagaaagtattatcaaaaagagaagagagtaCATACTCTCGGAAGAAGAAGGATCTTCGCTCCGTGCtctgcttctcttcttctccattatCCATTTATCCTTCCCTCCTCCTCTCTATTGATTCAAGGAAAACATCAGAGAGAGCATTGATTCAATTGAAACATACAATACCCCAAAGGGCCTCTCTGCTTGTACTTCCAATCATGAGTATTATCAATCAAAAGTGAGGAAGAGAGAAGACGATTCATCTGATGCTGGGAAGCTGACGAGAGATTCCAGAGGAAGCAAGAGAGAACGACGTGTGTCTACAAGAGTCGCCTCTTCTGTCTCTTGATTAAGAGACATCTTTTAAGataattgtcttttttttttttaattttaataataactaagAGACGGGGTAAGAGGCccgttaatgatgctcttactACCTAAAAATATCAGGTGACCTTTTCTAAAGGTTCATTTgcttatatattctttttactCCGGACAAGTTAATTTTCCTGCAAATTATAAAGAATTTCAAGACTTAAATTGTACAAATAACTAtcagtaaaataaaaattcatactaATTTTCTGACATACGTGCACGCAAAATAAAGTTCTAGACTTGCAAAGCAATGTGATAAATGGAAATCTTTCACATAACCAAAACAACTATATATCTCGTTTAGGTGCTCTAGTATATATAACATGATTTCACAGGACATGTGGAACGAGGATTTCAATCCAGTTAACCATATAACTACTATCCAACCAAAAATCACGCCAATGATATTGAGTGCATTCTTATATCTATCAACCGATTAAATAACTAAAGATAAGCAAACACACATCTCATGctgtctttgtttttttttatgtctcaTCCCTTTTCAAAGTTCATGAATAACACTAGCTTATAATATACGGATATTGAaatcctctctcctctctttcaCAGAGGTTTCTCTCTATCGTCCTTGTTCTCTAATTAGATCTTTCACAAGGAATAGAGTTTTGAGAGATTTCTGCCTGGTTTTCGTTTCCGGTGACGCATCTTCTCCCTCGGTGGTCGGTCGGCTCTGTTTCCGGGTAGAGGTGGCTCGTTCAGCACCAGCTTCGCCGGCTCTGTTTCCGGGAATAGATGATTCTATTTCATCGTCTTCGCCGGTTTTTCACCGGAGTTCTTCCGGTTTCGTTTGATTGTTGCCTCCTGTTCTTCGATCTACCACCGACTCTCGATTTGATCCTCTGTCGCAGTGATTAGATTGATTGAAGACGGCGGTTATCTTTCATGAAGTGATGATCCGGTTGTGTCTTGGCCATCTGAAGACTGCTCAGTTGGTCTTTCACTGATTTATCTCCGCCGATGGCGGAGTTTCGGCGTGGCTTCCGGAGGAGGTGAAGACTCTCTCTTGACGCGTGTTCTCAGAATCGTTCGTCGATTGTACACGTGATGGACGGATGTTGCTTTGCTTCCTCGACGGTGTAATCGCCTACGGTTTCCAGAGATGAGTTGCATGTTCCCTCCGGCGATGGAGGAAGGAAAAGGGATTTGGCGACACGTGTGCCTCGCAGTTGAGGTCTCAACACGTGTGCCGTGTGTTGGCGTTTTGGGGCGGTGGCCTCTTGTTTGGGTTTTTTTGGGCCGAGATTTTGGAGGTTACTTTGGATGGGTGTTAGGTTTTGGGCCTGTCTTGGGCTTCCGTTGTAATGGTTTCGGGCTTGGTCCAGTTTGGACTTTGTTTCTTATAATaatagatgaaaaaaaaaaaaaacactagcTTATAATATAAGAAACTCTCTATAATTgaaggtttcttttttttttttttgctttatttggTTAATTATTGCGTAGGTATTATTTTGTAAGAAGAAAAGCAAGGTCTGCTTATCTGTTGCACGTGGCATATAAGGACAACCACAGATCACGTTGCTTCGTTAGCTACTGTACAAAAAGCTGGAGAGCAGTCACGTTCGTTCGCCTACTTTCGTTGAATCTAAAATTATTCACGTCAACGCTATTCATATATGCTTTCATTTAGATGCCATCTCCACCTTTCTCTATGCATTTTTACACTTTGAAAACCTAAAATAATGGAGTTTCCATTTTCGTAGCAATATGTTTTGCAGAATGTGCTACATGCTTCATTTGTGTAATTGTTAGTTTGTTTCCACAATCTATATTCCAAATTAATGAGTATCATTCGCGTATTATATGAATATAAAACCCCGAATGAGATCTTAAagtagtgttttttttaattattgaaatatacTATTTAGTTAGTAAATGAAATTAACAAGTTATTCAATAATAATCATGAATATGTTTACAGAAAATGATTGATTACTCGGTCTGAATTTCTTAATAAAAGCATCATAAAAGTAAACACCACATGAAACATAAAGCCAACATGCAAAGGTTAACGGGATTTTGGATTGTCGAGGCTAATTGAATAATGTTTACATGGGCACCACCGTACCAGAGGCTAATAATGAGTAAATTAGTTAGCATTGTTAGGAAATGACAACGTGCAATTATCAGGGAATCTTAATTATATGCGTACGGATTCGAGCATCTTATAGTCTACGAAAATAAACCCTTTATACCAGTGACGTTATTGTATAAGGCACACTGGTCGGATTCGTTGATGTATATAGTTAGATTGCTTTTTTGTCGGATGCAGTAATTAGGTCGTGGGGTTCACAATTAGATTATAGCAATTAGTTCTCTGGGATTGAGAAGTGGTAAGGATCAACTGTGTGGCTAAAGACAGCCGATCGGATTTTGCTTTATTTATCTCTTCAACAAAAAAAGGTCCTGTCAGATTGTGTAACAGAGAGGGATCATATTCAGTACATCAAATAgtgttgtttatatatatacatattttccgttggatataatgtatatatatttttgttggatataatattatattatcttGGGACTTAGTTATGTTTGTGATTTTGACTGTTATGTTTGAATATGTTCAAATTGTGGTTCTAAACAGATTTGAGTTGAAGCATATAGAGTAGGAAACAATTGAAAACTACTGCATTTTTAGCCCCCCAAAAAGCCTACTACATTTTTGGTTACTTGTATTGTATAGAATATAAGTCTACTGACGTTTGACTTCTGCTCTCTTTACAATTAACATCGGAGGACTCGTCTAGGCTCATACTTACAAAAAGACCAAACATACATGATCAACTAATCACGTAATCGAAGACAATAACAGGTAACTATAATCGGCTGCAGGCTTTGGGTTGTTCAAAAACATCTAATTACACTCCATCACGTGGTTACgcaaatcccttatatattaaaggagaagcattgtaataaatgcattcacactaaactggacacatgtcacgtatagaaacattgtaataaatgcgttcacactaaaatGAACACATGACACATGTAGAGAGTTTCTCAGtcaaactctacataaatatgttcacactatgtactttacatttttttaatataaaactcacatgcatggttcttatttacgttatttttactgtttacgaATAGAACTagacaaattattcataaattttgattcgatttgttatCCGTAATAAAagtaaatcacaaatatcaatatttataggaacatatatccaatttgatctgttatatgcatatatatatacatatatttaaagaattatatatataagttatatattatatagattttataatatttttatttttaaataatttcattttaagaattttatttttcatgtattattttgaaaaaatgtcatttaatattaattaacaatatctttatatatttatcaaccttctttatatacttttatatacacatacatgtgcacattgacgtgagcaccttataactaagtatttaccaaaactgaaatatctaatttttttggaagttaaaatattcttttttcttaatgtttctttcactatcgaccaaattgtagtaaaaataattgtcttaatcattttattttctttttttaaccaTTATccatttagaaactataatatgaaatcattggttcgacatcacgactatctaagattcataacatgaaaacaaacaaataatagtaatttttgattatcacagaaaaaaaaacaaaaacataaacattttaatcaaacaaatcaaataaatattaatttaaaatgatagttatattttaggagattaaaaaccaaaaaacaatctaaaaccgaaccgatatccagattaaacggATTAATGtcttcttattaaaaaataacgtAACTAATataatcacattccgcgcaaggcgcgggttattacctagtatgAACCTAttacttaatatatatttgaatatctgAAAAGAAGGTCCATTCGTGGACTACATTtctaatatttctttttcagaaaaacaactataatcggcaaaaaataaactttcaaaAAAGGATTAGTACACTTAGCTTgagtgaaaaatatatttaaaagaaaagatttCAGATGCTATTAGAGCATTTTCAAAAAACACTCTATTTCTATAACTTcaaaatgaagttttttgctcTTCAAATatgaacttcaaaacttcaaatttgaagttttatatttttatttgcatgttAGTTCCTACAATTACACATCatatttatgattcataaatattttctcgtttattgttttaatcctgaaaaaaatatatctcataaatattttaaattttgtttacagaatttaagttttaaagataaaattaaataaaactttaaaataagatttaaaatattttaaactagattttgacaacaataatatacaaaacaaacttaacaaaaaaatagattaaaaaaaattacatgagaacataactattacacatatataaatattacaacaacactaatagtcaggtaagtttgatcttgaaccttcaaaattttcaaatattgtccaattttgtttttacgtaactgaagatggttgctgcttttgatgttttttcgtacacttctttcttgttcatatcaaatatattcacgtgtattaatatcatcaaaaataaattagtcttttagtaatattttacgtttcttttttaattttttgttctggtctaatgtatttacaagtattaatatcacCCTATTTCAACAACTTTTAGTTCGTaatctacaaaataaaaatgaagaaagtcATTTTTACTTGGAAATGCACTAAtagaataatatggtattttgtttgaagtttaatattaattaagttacttttatctaaattttaaattttaatagaatattttattaattaatattgttgtaatatttttatatatgtgctagttatttacaaaatttttatgaattcaaattagttatgaaaaatataaggaccatactCAGGGCCGGCTGAGGAGGGGGGACAAGTGGTGCGACCGCCCCGGGTCCAAGCCCGTGTCCCCTGTATATTAATAGTTAAGGgtccattttttcaaaaaaatctacatttttatataaaaaaaaattacaaaatataataaataaaattgaaaagggcccaaaaatatttgatatgcatatagttttattttcattacaaaatatacaaaatattactgattaaattttaaaagtattttaaacattatctgaATATAAATCTTAGAGGGTAAAAAATGTTTTTCTGTCCTAGGTCCCATAACAATGTTAAGCCGGTCCTGGCCAtactataaaatacaaattattttgaaattgagTTTGGAGTTTCGCTTTTggagaaaaacacatttaaacttcaaatatagaattttgataatttcaaaatagagtttctttttgaaaatgcTCTTATATACCATGTCAAATTAAGGGAAGACTATATCTCGATCCCCACAACCATGCGGgtgattattttcatttttacacatataaatatttttacataattaattgtatataattttaatgtttaCCATATTACTAActgttaatataaaatttaaaaacacaacAATTTTATAGTTCCATGcaataatttagtttatttattttaaattgtcaATGATAGCATATTTCAATCATGTgataaaaagttctaaatcGAATAATATTATTGGTTAAGGATCAACAATTTAATTGAAAAGTATTATACCCCCTCCCTttcaatttaattattgttgtaGAGTGaaattttcgtttcaaaataagtgtcgttttataatttcaacGCAAAATATATTGACTTTATActctaatatatttttctattggttaaaatGTGCTTAGGTGTATcgataatgatatttttgttttaaaactatacaaaaattaaatatttttttaatctgtgtgtccaactctaaaataataattaaaatgaaacggatAGAGTATTAGattaatatcaaaatttaatatgaaattGTATATGAGtttagttataattaaaaatacaaattaaaaattaaaaaggtttgttttaaataattaaaaaggtttgttttaaataaaatgaaatatgcatttaatttttacatagacacaaaataactaaatatttaaaagttttgtttaagtgaaaaatgaaatatacatttatattttaaataaatacgaAATTAGTTAATTGTTTAAAAggtttattttaatgaaaatgaaaaatgtattcatattgtaaataaaaaatatgaaaaaaatttattcagAAACAATTTCAGAGAAAATATAGGAATAtctatttgatttgtttgttttagaataattcaaataattcaaatatttatgtaaaaattaatttaaacaattttgttaagagtggtccaaataaaaaaaaaattcacatgaATTAAGTcatgatttatgttttaatagtatttattGGACATTTGCTATTAGTCCTAATTAGGTCAACGCACCTAACATATTTAAACACACTAGACGTGTGAATGCATCTATCTGGTTTTGTGTGTCAATTTGAATTTTGGTCACTCTATTACTATAAAACAGTAAAATGTTGCATGTCGTAAGTAAATCAGGTTCACATGAGCATCCCTTGTTTAATATATCATTTATCTTTTAAGTTTATTAGATTAAAAGTTcatgattttcatatttttaatatcaatcATTTGACTCATATAATTGTAAGTCAAAGAACACGTTTTTGTGTTGGCGGGTGATGACTGTAATAACGGTGAGAGATAACAAAGAAGTCAACAAAAGAGGACTTCATTTTGTCAATAATTGTGGCTTTGTGGCTTTCACGTATCCAAacttttcctataaatactcaACGTGAGTAGAAGAGAAGATGCAtcccaaaacaaagaagaacacaAGAGTAAAGTGTTTAAGGgagaaataagtttttttttgtgagaaaaaaattttcttgtaagaaaattaagaataatttttttgagtGTATTTGGTGTCGGGCGTGAGTTAAGAACTTGTAAAATTTCTTgggttgataataaaagatctgtagcaggtccggagacgtagACAATattggccgaactccgttaacaattttgtgtgtgttttcccGCTCCCATAAATTCGGTTTTCCGCAAAATTTGACCGCACATTTCCAaacaactggtatcagagcttgagTCATGGTGATCGGTCAAATTTTTGCGGAGTTACTATTCATGTGAATAGTAATTTGTGAATTGTGAATTTTGTCGGTAACATTGGTTTGTCGACAAAAGTGTTCTAATACACGGTGGTTCCAGAAACGATGGGAGACGAAGATGGTTCGGCGTACAGTATCGGGAAATTTGACGGTACAGATTATGCATTTTGGAGAATGCAAATTGAAGGTTATCTGTACGGAAAGAAGCTTCATCAACCGCTGAGCAAGAAGCCTGAGAAGATGGATCGGGATGAGTGGGAGCTCCTTGACTGACAAGTTCTGGGTGTTATAAGGTTAACACTGTCGAAAAACGTTGTGAGCAACGTTGCGAAGGAGAAGACCACATAAGGACTTATGAAAGTTCTCTCGGATATGTATGAGAAACCTTCGGCAAACAATAAGGTGTTTCTCATGaagaaactctttcatttgaaGATGGAAGAAGGTGATCTGGTTGCCGCACATGTGAACGAGTTCAACACGATTGTCAACCAACTGTCATCAGTTGAAATCGAGTTTGACGATGAAGTGTGAGCACTGATTTTGTTGGCATCTCTGCCAAATAGTTGGGAGCCAATGAGGGCAGCGGTCAGTAATTATGTGGGTACTCAGAAGCTTAAATTCAATGATGTTAGAGATCGTATCCTTGCTGAGGAAGTTCGAAGGATAGACACTGGGGAGGCATCAACGAGCTCTGCTTTCAACGTGGAAAACAGAGGGAGAAACCCAGATAGAAATAACCGGAGTAATGGCAGATCGAAGTCAATGAATGGACGGGGTCAGTCCAAATTCAGACAGCCTGTAGAGTGATGGAATTGTGGAAAGACCGGTCACATTTAGAAGAATTACCGAGCACCACCGAAGAAGGAAGACAACAAGAGAGGCGGAGCCAATGCAGTGACACGTGAAATCGTTGATGCATTGGTAGTGTCTGTTGATTCCCCGAGAAAAATTGAAGCTCGTGATGCAAGTGCAAATACCAACAAAGCGTCAATCTC contains these protein-coding regions:
- the LOC106374487 gene encoding pollen-specific protein SF3, giving the protein MRGEVRRRKINLTSTTDQVHGFVLVCSELESQNTMSFTGTPQKCRACEKTVYAMELLSADGVPFQKSCFKCYHCKSTLQATQLRGTKTVRWSC